A stretch of Methanosphaerula palustris E1-9c DNA encodes these proteins:
- a CDS encoding sugar phosphate isomerase/epimerase family protein yields the protein MQPEQSSQYGISSYCLHSLPLTQALEQLSTITNYVEVMDDGPHLIASAEPLESFSLKYALHAPSRGVNIASLLEPIRQASVEVLGDCFAIAAEVNAPVVVHPGYFAWTQEYEAAARQFETSVNDLIHLSEEHGVTFFIENMGNWDYFFIRIPSELPLPDGIGLALDVGHANLNHCLKGFLSRTIGHFHLHDNNGKEDQHAAFGDGTIDFSAVMASVRRNNVRPIIEVGTYEGVLTSIEALKGL from the coding sequence ATGCAACCCGAACAGAGCAGCCAGTATGGCATCTCGTCCTACTGCCTCCACAGCCTGCCGCTTACGCAGGCACTCGAACAGTTGTCGACGATCACCAACTATGTCGAGGTGATGGACGACGGCCCTCACCTGATCGCCAGTGCAGAGCCGCTGGAGAGTTTCTCGCTGAAGTATGCCCTCCATGCCCCATCCCGAGGGGTGAACATCGCGAGTCTGCTTGAGCCGATCCGGCAGGCGAGTGTCGAGGTGCTCGGGGACTGCTTCGCCATCGCAGCCGAGGTGAACGCCCCGGTGGTGGTCCACCCCGGGTACTTCGCCTGGACACAGGAGTATGAAGCAGCCGCCAGGCAGTTCGAGACCTCGGTCAACGATCTGATCCATCTCTCCGAGGAGCACGGGGTCACCTTCTTCATCGAGAATATGGGCAACTGGGACTACTTCTTCATCCGGATCCCCTCGGAACTTCCGCTCCCCGACGGGATCGGGCTGGCCCTCGATGTGGGGCATGCCAACCTGAACCACTGCCTGAAAGGATTCCTCTCCCGGACGATCGGTCACTTCCACCTCCATGACAACAACGGGAAGGAGGATCAGCATGCGGCCTTCGGTGACGGGACGATCGACTTCTCAGCCGTGATGGCCTCGGTCCGGAGAAACAATGTCCGGCCGATCATAGAAGTTGGAACGTACGAAGGGGTCCTTACCAGCATCGAGGCGCTCAAAGGGCTCTGA
- a CDS encoding cobyrinate a,c-diamide synthase: MQRTGRDDSDEVTIPRVVIAGTWSGCGKTTVASGLMAALTGMGRTVQPFKVGPDFIDPTHHTLTCGRPSRNLDPFMMGEEQVIETFARASTGADIAVIEGVMGLYDGVDGTGCASTAHVARLLGAPVVLVVDAKGMSSTVHALINGICTYDRTINIAGVIFNRIGSPRHRQLIEKGLTVPALGWIPKQQDLMIESRHLGLSMAHESDRAASFGAVMQEHCALEQIESVAGSASPLEATRQPAPADQQEKATIGVAMDPAFCFYYQDNLDRLRAAGAGLVFFSPMTDPLPKVDGLYLGGGYPELHAEALETSPCRDQIRSAAMAGMPIYAECGGLTYLTESLSAGNHGYRMAGVLPATATMTSHFQGLGYVQGIWKGEVGYAAPGSPVSGHEFHYSRLVPDPDGRFAIALTRGKGIDRGKDGLYEQETTGCYTHAYFSRTFAEGLVQAGAAYRRL; the protein is encoded by the coding sequence ATGCAGCGAACGGGCAGAGACGATTCTGATGAGGTGACGATTCCCCGGGTGGTGATCGCAGGCACCTGGAGCGGGTGTGGCAAGACGACAGTCGCGAGCGGGCTGATGGCCGCATTGACCGGGATGGGACGGACGGTACAGCCGTTCAAGGTCGGTCCCGACTTCATCGACCCGACCCATCACACGCTGACCTGCGGCCGGCCCTCACGGAACCTGGACCCGTTCATGATGGGCGAGGAGCAGGTGATCGAGACCTTCGCCAGGGCCTCGACCGGCGCCGATATCGCTGTGATCGAAGGGGTGATGGGGCTCTACGACGGAGTCGACGGAACCGGATGCGCCTCCACGGCCCATGTGGCCAGACTGCTCGGGGCTCCGGTGGTGCTCGTCGTCGATGCCAAGGGGATGTCGTCGACGGTCCACGCCCTGATCAACGGGATCTGCACCTATGACCGGACGATCAACATCGCCGGCGTGATCTTCAATCGGATCGGCAGTCCCCGTCACCGGCAGTTGATCGAGAAAGGGCTGACCGTCCCGGCCCTCGGCTGGATCCCAAAGCAGCAGGACCTGATGATCGAGTCCCGGCACCTGGGCCTCTCGATGGCTCACGAATCGGATCGGGCCGCTTCGTTCGGGGCGGTCATGCAGGAGCACTGCGCACTGGAACAGATCGAGTCGGTGGCTGGAAGTGCCAGCCCGCTGGAGGCGACACGGCAGCCGGCCCCTGCCGACCAGCAGGAGAAGGCCACGATCGGGGTCGCGATGGACCCGGCGTTCTGCTTCTATTATCAGGACAACCTGGATCGACTCAGGGCAGCAGGGGCAGGGCTGGTCTTCTTCAGTCCGATGACCGACCCTCTCCCGAAGGTTGATGGTCTGTACCTGGGCGGCGGGTACCCCGAACTGCACGCCGAGGCTCTGGAGACCTCCCCCTGCAGAGATCAGATCCGTTCGGCTGCCATGGCCGGGATGCCAATCTATGCCGAATGCGGCGGCCTCACCTACCTGACCGAATCGCTCTCCGCCGGCAATCACGGTTACCGAATGGCCGGCGTCCTTCCGGCAACAGCAACGATGACCTCACATTTCCAGGGGCTCGGGTATGTGCAGGGGATCTGGAAGGGCGAGGTCGGATACGCCGCACCCGGCTCCCCGGTGAGCGGCCACGAGTTCCATTACTCCCGGCTGGTCCCCGACCCGGACGGACGGTTCGCGATCGCCCTCACACGGGGGAAAGGGATCGATCGGGGAAAGGACGGGCTCTACGAGCAGGAGACGACCGGATGCTACACCCACGCCTACTTCTCCAGAACCTTTGCCGAAGGGCTGGTCCAAGCCGGAGCGGCCTATCGCCGGCTCTAA
- the cofE gene encoding coenzyme F420-0:L-glutamate ligase, with product MTAAFTVFGLKTRVILAGDDMAAILSRTADEVADGFRDGDLLVIAESALATSEGRAVELASVTPRSEAVRLAAQYHMDPRVAEVVIRESDRIVGGIPGFLLCEKQGTLLPNAGVDGSNAPLGCVVPLPADPDQSAAAIKAAILARSGARIGVLIADSRTHAMRLGCGGVAIGCAGITAVVDERGRDDLFGRKLEVTKRAVADNIVSAAELLMGEADECTPGVLVRGLGIPITDEVGIEGIAADECLFMGAVRGLTSDPTRSPDNRNE from the coding sequence CTCCAGGACAGCCGACGAGGTGGCCGACGGGTTCCGGGACGGAGACCTGCTGGTAATCGCCGAGTCGGCGCTCGCGACCTCCGAGGGACGGGCAGTGGAACTCGCATCGGTAACCCCCAGGAGCGAGGCGGTGCGTCTCGCAGCACAGTACCATATGGACCCCCGCGTCGCCGAGGTGGTGATCCGGGAGAGCGACCGGATCGTCGGCGGAATCCCAGGGTTCCTCCTCTGTGAGAAGCAGGGGACACTCCTTCCAAACGCCGGCGTGGATGGATCCAACGCACCACTGGGATGCGTGGTTCCGCTGCCAGCAGACCCCGACCAGAGCGCAGCAGCGATCAAAGCAGCGATCCTGGCTCGTTCAGGGGCGAGGATCGGGGTGCTGATCGCAGACAGCAGAACCCATGCAATGCGGCTCGGCTGCGGAGGAGTCGCCATCGGCTGTGCAGGCATTACGGCGGTGGTCGACGAGCGCGGCAGAGACGACCTCTTCGGACGGAAACTTGAGGTGACCAAACGGGCGGTCGCCGACAACATCGTATCGGCAGCCGAACTGCTGATGGGCGAGGCGGACGAGTGCACCCCGGGCGTCCTGGTCCGTGGACTCGGGATCCCCATCACCGACGAGGTCGGGATCGAAGGGATCGCCGCCGACGAATGCCTGTTCATGGGCGCCGTCAGGGGACTCACATCAGATCCCACCAGGTCACCGGACAACCGGAACGAGTGA